A window of the Spirochaetae bacterium HGW-Spirochaetae-1 genome harbors these coding sequences:
- a CDS encoding ABC transporter permease: MIRRLCALISSRTKEFYRDRSALGWNLLFPFMIIFGFSLIFNQDKQVLYKVGVLKETSANSLPVEPEFAGRYEHFRKTRFIEFIDFNSLERGMNRLEHHRIDFLVSPERGEYWVSKTSPKGYIVEKLFQSSAEIGPGHYTRQDITGREIPYVEWLFPGILGMNIMFSSLFGVGYVVVRYRKNGVLKRFSVTPVRTFEFLTAQIVSRMAVILLTTFIVYAGCALIYGFQCRGSYLNLFLSFALGGFSMVSLGLLVAARSSSEEFAGGILNIITWPMMFLSEVWFSLEGAHPWVSGFSKVLPLTHMIDSSRMIMNDGAGLMEVREHFITLAVMSIIFITLGSLMFKWQKDS; this comes from the coding sequence ATGATACGACGTCTCTGCGCACTCATATCAAGCCGTACTAAAGAATTCTACCGCGACCGCTCCGCCCTGGGATGGAACCTCCTCTTTCCCTTCATGATCATTTTCGGCTTCAGCCTGATCTTCAACCAGGACAAGCAGGTGCTGTACAAAGTTGGTGTTCTTAAAGAAACCTCAGCGAACTCCCTTCCCGTTGAACCCGAATTTGCCGGTCGATATGAGCACTTCAGAAAAACCCGTTTCATTGAATTCATCGATTTCAATTCTCTCGAACGGGGTATGAACAGGCTTGAGCACCACCGCATCGACTTCCTTGTCAGTCCGGAAAGAGGAGAATACTGGGTCAGCAAAACCTCCCCCAAGGGATATATTGTTGAAAAGCTTTTTCAATCAAGCGCTGAGATTGGCCCCGGCCATTACACCAGGCAGGATATAACCGGAAGAGAAATACCCTACGTGGAATGGCTCTTCCCGGGCATCCTGGGTATGAACATTATGTTCAGCTCCCTCTTCGGCGTGGGATACGTTGTGGTGCGCTACAGAAAAAACGGTGTACTGAAAAGATTCAGCGTCACACCGGTACGCACCTTCGAATTCCTCACGGCCCAGATCGTTTCTCGCATGGCCGTTATTCTCCTCACCACATTCATCGTGTACGCGGGATGCGCCCTCATCTACGGGTTCCAGTGCCGCGGTTCCTACCTGAACCTTTTCCTCTCCTTTGCCCTGGGAGGCTTCAGCATGGTGTCCCTGGGCCTCCTCGTCGCTGCCCGAAGCAGCAGCGAGGAATTCGCCGGGGGGATATTGAATATTATTACCTGGCCCATGATGTTTCTGTCCGAGGTTTGGTTTTCCCTGGAAGGAGCCCACCCCTGGGTCTCGGGTTTTTCAAAAGTACTTCCCCTGACCCACATGATTGACAGTTCGCGCATGATAATGAACGATGGCGCCGGTCTCATGGAGGTAAGGGAACACTTCATAACTCTGGCAGTCATGTCCATTATCTTTATAACCCTGGGCTCTCTCATGTTCAAATGGCAGAAGGACTCCTGA
- a CDS encoding ABC transporter ATP-binding protein, whose protein sequence is MKYILEIKNLVKDYSEVRAVDDISFAIEPGICFGLLGPNGAGKTTTIEVIEGILKQTGGEILYKEKPRLAGFKEEAGIQFQNTELPQYLTVRETLVMFRKLYSRKADMDELIAICRLEEILDRDNRKISGGQKQRLLLAMALANDPELLFLDEPTTGLDPQARHHLWNIVKDIKSRNKTIILTTHYMEEAELLCDRIAIMDTGKIIAMGSPSELLKEHANRTIIVIRNDINEENLCSLPCRYFKIHDGYEIQTDNLNTCLQALMKSNVDLSDITVRSQNLEDLFLKLTGKELRT, encoded by the coding sequence ATGAAATACATACTGGAAATAAAAAACCTGGTGAAGGATTACAGTGAAGTCCGCGCCGTCGACGATATAAGCTTCGCCATTGAGCCCGGTATCTGTTTCGGGCTCCTGGGACCCAACGGCGCCGGGAAAACCACGACTATCGAAGTGATCGAGGGAATCCTGAAACAGACCGGCGGGGAGATTTTATACAAGGAAAAACCCCGGCTGGCCGGCTTCAAGGAGGAAGCGGGAATTCAATTCCAGAACACGGAGCTTCCCCAGTATCTTACCGTGAGGGAAACGCTCGTCATGTTCCGGAAACTCTATTCGCGAAAGGCCGATATGGATGAACTCATTGCCATCTGCCGCCTGGAAGAAATCCTGGACAGGGACAACCGAAAAATCTCGGGGGGCCAGAAACAGCGCCTCCTCCTGGCCATGGCCCTGGCCAATGATCCCGAATTGCTTTTTCTGGACGAGCCAACGACAGGACTTGATCCCCAGGCACGCCATCACCTCTGGAATATCGTGAAAGACATTAAAAGCCGGAACAAGACCATCATCCTCACCACTCATTACATGGAGGAAGCGGAACTTCTATGCGACCGCATAGCCATAATGGACACGGGAAAAATAATCGCCATGGGCTCCCCGTCGGAACTGTTGAAAGAACACGCTAACAGGACTATCATTGTCATCCGGAATGACATAAATGAGGAGAACCTCTGCAGCCTTCCGTGCCGGTATTTTAAAATACACGACGGGTATGAAATCCAGACTGACAATCTCAACACATGCCTGCAGGCCCTCATGAAAAGCAATGTGGATTTATCCGATATCACCGTCCGTTCCCAAAACCTTGAGGATCTTTTTCTCAAGCTCACGGGAAAGGAACTACGGACATAG
- the lepB gene encoding signal peptidase I, which yields MYFKKLRDFSRKHDIFSIILTILFMVFIRTTVLGNYAVDTGSMNPTIREGDKFFSNNAAYGLKIPFTKHDIVLWDSPSRGDIIAFRYPGDESVNYTKRVIGVPGDEIAISGRVVYINGKKIPRSFISRDENTEIFLEKLNGREYLVQNYRHVNGKENMKKFTVPQGALFVMGDNRDNSFDSRYWGFVPVENVLGKLVFRWTSIDPDTWSIRWERIGRL from the coding sequence ATGTACTTTAAAAAGCTGCGTGATTTTTCGAGAAAACATGATATATTCAGCATAATCCTGACAATTTTATTCATGGTTTTCATCAGGACAACTGTTCTGGGCAATTATGCCGTTGATACGGGCTCCATGAATCCCACGATTCGGGAAGGGGATAAATTTTTTTCCAATAATGCGGCCTACGGTCTGAAGATACCCTTTACAAAGCATGATATAGTACTATGGGATTCTCCTTCACGGGGTGACATCATTGCTTTCCGATATCCCGGTGATGAATCGGTCAATTATACGAAGCGGGTTATCGGTGTGCCCGGCGATGAGATCGCGATCAGCGGCAGGGTAGTATATATCAATGGGAAAAAGATTCCCCGATCGTTCATTTCACGCGATGAAAATACGGAAATTTTTCTGGAAAAGCTTAACGGCCGGGAGTACCTGGTGCAGAATTATCGCCATGTCAATGGAAAAGAGAACATGAAAAAATTCACGGTTCCCCAGGGGGCGCTTTTTGTCATGGGTGATAACAGGGATAACAGCTTTGACAGCAGGTACTGGGGGTTTGTCCCCGTAGAGAACGTTCTCGGGAAGCTGGTATTCCGCTGGACGTCTATTGATCCTGACACCTGGTCCATACGATGGGAAAGGATCGGCAGGTTATAA
- a CDS encoding 4Fe-4S ferredoxin, which yields MSDTLYREFGRHLDEQAVGFPAASSGAHIRLLKGLYTPEQARTAMALDYRFRSIADIEKRSAASGFAGQELADRLKEMAARGLIGFRTQKGVAQYAIIPLIVGIYEAQVNWLSPDFLRDFHDYTSTLSFGLSFLNGGMQQMRTIPIEESLDSRQAVAPWDDVRKIIEAATGPFVINECICRKSRSLEGESCKVTSRLETCLAIDSMAEQCVEMGIGRTIDKKEALSILGENQKEGLVLQPSNTQKVEFICSCCGCCCGMLRIQKRLPVPVNFWAANFHAVVNDDACVGCRICLEKCQVDAIELNKKTDKVEIDAGRCIGCGNCVPACTSGALTLGRNINEAVPPETSDRLYDGLKNRKKRFWGNLRFAVKNLFFQ from the coding sequence ATGAGCGACACGCTGTACCGGGAATTCGGCAGGCATCTTGATGAGCAGGCCGTTGGATTCCCTGCCGCCTCATCAGGGGCTCACATCAGGCTGCTGAAGGGCCTCTATACTCCTGAGCAGGCCAGGACAGCCATGGCCCTGGATTACCGGTTCAGGTCTATCGCTGATATTGAAAAGCGTTCGGCCGCTTCGGGATTTGCCGGGCAGGAACTTGCTGATCGCCTGAAAGAAATGGCGGCCCGGGGCCTCATCGGATTCCGCACCCAAAAGGGCGTTGCGCAGTATGCCATTATCCCCCTCATAGTTGGAATTTACGAGGCCCAGGTCAACTGGCTGTCCCCTGACTTTTTGCGGGATTTTCATGATTACACGTCAACGCTTTCCTTCGGCCTCTCTTTTCTCAACGGGGGCATGCAGCAGATGCGGACAATTCCCATAGAGGAGAGCCTCGACAGCAGACAGGCCGTGGCTCCCTGGGACGATGTCCGGAAAATAATCGAAGCTGCAACCGGTCCCTTTGTCATCAATGAGTGTATCTGCCGGAAGTCCAGGAGCCTGGAAGGAGAGAGCTGCAAAGTGACATCGCGGCTCGAAACATGCCTGGCCATTGATTCCATGGCGGAGCAGTGCGTTGAAATGGGCATTGGCAGGACAATCGATAAAAAAGAGGCCTTGAGCATTCTCGGGGAAAATCAGAAGGAGGGGCTGGTTCTCCAGCCCTCGAATACGCAGAAAGTGGAATTCATCTGTTCCTGCTGCGGATGCTGCTGCGGTATGCTCCGCATTCAAAAGCGCCTTCCCGTTCCCGTGAATTTCTGGGCCGCCAATTTTCATGCCGTGGTGAATGACGACGCCTGCGTCGGCTGCCGAATCTGTCTTGAAAAGTGCCAGGTCGATGCCATTGAGCTCAATAAAAAAACGGACAAAGTTGAAATTGACGCAGGGCGCTGTATCGGGTGCGGCAACTGTGTCCCGGCCTGCACGAGCGGTGCCCTTACACTGGGCAGGAATATAAATGAGGCCGTACCGCCCGAGACATCGGACCGGCTCTATGACGGACTGAAAAACCGGAAAAAAAGATTCTGGGGCAACCTGCGGTTCGCCGTAAAAAATCTTTTTTTTCAGTAA